The proteins below are encoded in one region of Tsuneonella sp. CC-YZS046:
- a CDS encoding YbgC/FadM family acyl-CoA thioesterase, translating to MAILPDPPAGRLDGTTHRFAIRVYFEDTDAGGIVYHANYLRWFERARMDLIGLLGIDQRMALEERKGFYVVTDITIHYARPARLDDAVVVESTVTSVGAASWRASHRALRADELLAEAQARIGFVGAGGRAERQPETWRKSLQSILIAESNR from the coding sequence ATGGCTATTCTTCCCGACCCTCCGGCAGGTCGCCTCGACGGCACCACGCATCGTTTCGCGATACGTGTCTATTTCGAGGATACGGATGCCGGCGGGATCGTTTATCACGCCAATTACCTGCGCTGGTTCGAACGGGCGAGAATGGACCTCATCGGTCTTCTCGGCATCGATCAGCGGATGGCGCTGGAGGAGCGGAAAGGGTTCTATGTCGTTACCGATATCACGATACACTATGCCCGCCCCGCGCGCCTGGACGATGCCGTAGTGGTGGAAAGCACGGTCACTTCTGTGGGCGCGGCCAGCTGGCGCGCCAGCCACCGCGCGTTGCGGGCGGACGAGCTTCTGGCCGAAGCGCAGGCCCGCATCGGCTTTGTCGGAGCCGGCGGACGCGCGGAACGCCAGCCCGAAACATGGCGCAAGTCGCTTCAATCCATCTTGATCGCAGAGAGTAACAGATGA